tacctacttgactcctcagtttaagttaaggagtcctttgtttacagcttgtaccgttactttcaggagcataccgttaaattcgatgatcttatgtgtttcactcaaatcgaataaacaaagacattatagttcctagaatactgaagatgactccggttatgagatacagacaaccaagttctttatgattgcagtacaccaccaccccactggactgcttaagacagctaaaagtgttggatttcaatatcctactacattaagattattccacatcggttatgttctaggcgtaatatatggattcttgttctcactcatcttaacagcgagagaaaactactactcagatgctagtctaatcagtagcatcgtacttggagttatcatctctgagacaggattatttat
The window above is part of the Besnoitia besnoiti strain Bb-Ger1 chromosome Unknown contig00119, whole genome shotgun sequence genome. Proteins encoded here:
- a CDS encoding uncharacterized protein (encoded by transcript BESB_018970), which encodes MIAVHHHPTGLLKTAKSVGFQYPTTLRLFHIGYVLGVIYGFLFSLILTARENYYSDASLISSIVLGVIISETGLFISFFWGVYTTSWTTGLDLEGLCLPDPSSLVLFMTIMLSALAEHS